The genomic DNA TTTTGCCCACGGACTTGGCGAACGCCTGGAACTTGTCGCCGCGGGAAACGAAGTCGGTTTCGCACATGACTTCGACAATGGCGGACTTGGAGTTGTCCGGGGCGGCGACGGAGGCCACCACGCCTTCGGACGTGGCGCGGCCGGCTTTCTTGGCGGCCTTGGAAAGGCCCTTCTGGCGCAGCCAGTCAATGGCTTTTTCAATATCGGCTTCGCACTCTTTGAGCGCGTTTTTGCAATCCATCATGCCGGCGGCCGTGCGGTCGCGCAGTTCTTTCACCATGGCGGCGGTAATTTCAGCCATTATTTTTCCTCCTCAAAATCAGCGGCTTCTTCCTCGGCTACGGCGGTCGGAGCCAGTTCTTCCATGGCCGGGGCGGTCATGGCCGTTTCCATGTCGGCGGGGCTGTCCTTACGCATGGCCTCGCCTTCGCGGCAGGCTTCGGAGACGTGGCCGACGAAGAGTTTGATGGCGCGGATGGCGTCATCGTTGCCGGGGATGATGAAATCGATAACGTCCGGGTCGCAGTTGGTGTCGGTCACGGCCACAATGGGAATGCCCAGTTTGCGGCATTCGGAAACCGCGATGGCTTCGCGGTGCGGGTCGATGATGAAGGCCAGCTGCGGCAACCGTTCCATTTCACGGATACCGCCGAGCACGAGGCGGAGCTTGTCCAGTTCGCGCTGCAGCGAGAGAATTTCTTTCTTCTGGTATTTGTTGATGGTTCCGTCTTCGAACATGCCTTCCAGTTTTTTCATCCGGTCGATGCTTTTCTGGATAGTCTGGAAGTTCGTGAGGGTGCCGCCCATCCAGCGGTTGGTCACGTAGTACTGGCCGGCTTTGGTGGCCTCGGCGGCCACGGCTTCCTGCGCCTGGCGCTTGGTGCCGATGAAAATGACCTTGCCGCCCTTGGCGACGGTGTCAACGACCTTGTCGTGGGCGACGCGGTACAGCTTGACGGTCTGCTGCAGGTCGATGATATGGATGCCGTTGCGCGCGCCGAAGATGTAGGGGCGCATTTTGGGGTTCCAGCGACGGGTCTGGTGACCGAAGTGCACGCCGGTTTCCAGCATCTGTTTCATGGAAACATAAGCCATGTGAAAACTCCTGGGTTGTGCTTCCACCCCGGCAGGTCCTTCAACCGCGCGGCCGTCCGCCCGGCACCCCGGACCTTACGCCTGCGGGTGTGCTTGTTGTGTGAAAGCTCAGTTACATAATGCGCTTTTGGGGTTCTGGCAAGTAAAAAATGAAACGATAAGCCCTTTATCAGCATATGATTTTTTTGTATCCTGCAGCATCGCACACAAAAAGGGGATGGAACTATGGTGGAAACTTCGGGGAAAATCTGGAATCCCGGCCTTGACACAGCCATTCTGGACGAAAGGATGGACAACGCCATGCGCCGGGCGTCCGGCAGCATCGGGCTCGACATCGCCATGGACAAGGGCCGCATGCGCACGTTGAAAGATACCGCCGCCAGCGCGTTGGAAGCGGGGCTGGGCAGCGCGGGCCCCCTGTTCATGCGCGTGGGCCGGGGCGTGTTTGAGGCGGGATTCTGCAAGGTAGGCGAATCGATGGACCCCAAAGAGGTCGCCGCCGAAATCATGCGCGAATTTTATACGGAAACTGCGGCGGCGTTCCAGGCGGCCAAGGCCGCGCTCGCCACGGACGCTCTGGCCCACATGCAGCGGTGCGGGCTGGGGGAGGCGCAGTGCAATGCGCTTCTTTCCGCCGCTGACGGAGCCTTTTCCGTGCCGGATAAAGAACTGTTCTCCAGGGAAGGGCTGCCCTTCATCAAAACTATCGCAACGCCGTCCACCCAGGCTTTTATCGGCGGCATTGCCGGGTTCGCGGTTGTGTTCGGCCTTATCCGGTCGCCGCACCTGGGCATTTTCACCGGGGTGCTCACGGGCGGCGGGGCCTATTACCTTGCGCGCCGCCGGGTGCGCCGCAAATGCGAGGAGACGTTGCTGCAACTCCCCCGCAATCTGTATCAAATGCTGGCCACAGAATGGAACGCCAATATCCGCTGCTACGCGGAAACGGTTAACGCGGGACTGGCGCTGACAGCGCCGTCTTCCCTGTCGGGAAATGAAAAATCATCTCATGACGGCACTGTCTGAACGCTCCCGTGCGTTGTCAGCGTAGAGGGGCTTCCGCTTATTTTTTGTAGCAGGGCCTCACCAGCGCCGCCAGATCCGCATTGGAGGCCGGCAGGACGAAAGACGCCTCCAGGCGGGGGGCCCCGGCGTCCTCTTGCCGTATGTACAATGTCACGAGGGTGCCGGGCGCGTTGATCCAGCGTTCCATTTCAGCCTGCGGCGGCGTGAAGGTCCACTGGAAGGTATTGTTC from uncultured delta proteobacterium includes the following:
- a CDS encoding hypothetical protein (Evidence 5 : No homology to any previously reported sequences), which translates into the protein MISAATSLGSIDSPTLQNPASNTPRPTRMNRGPALPSPASNALAAVSFNVRMRPLSMAMSSPMLPDARRMALSILSSRMAVSRPGFQIFPEVSTIVPSPFCVRCCRIQKNHMLIKGLSFHFLLARTPKAHYVTELSHNKHTRRRKVRGAGRTAARLKDLPGWKHNPGVFTWLMFP
- a CDS encoding hypothetical protein (Evidence 5 : No homology to any previously reported sequences), whose protein sequence is MVETSGKIWNPGLDTAILDERMDNAMRRASGSIGLDIAMDKGRMRTLKDTAASALEAGLGSAGPLFMRVGRGVFEAGFCKVGESMDPKEVAAEIMREFYTETAAAFQAAKAALATDALAHMQRCGLGEAQCNALLSAADGAFSVPDKELFSREGLPFIKTIATPSTQAFIGGIAGFAVVFGLIRSPHLGIFTGVLTGGGAYYLARRRVRRKCEETLLQLPRNLYQMLATEWNANIRCYAETVNAGLALTAPSSLSGNEKSSHDGTV
- the rpsB gene encoding 30S ribosomal subunit protein S2 (Evidence 2a : Function of homologous gene experimentally demonstrated in an other organism; PubMedId : 10094780, 12244297, 12809609, 1575737, 6272196, 7023985, 7556101, 9298646, 9716382; Product type s : structure), translating into MAYVSMKQMLETGVHFGHQTRRWNPKMRPYIFGARNGIHIIDLQQTVKLYRVAHDKVVDTVAKGGKVIFIGTKRQAQEAVAAEATKAGQYYVTNRWMGGTLTNFQTIQKSIDRMKKLEGMFEDGTINKYQKKEILSLQRELDKLRLVLGGIREMERLPQLAFIIDPHREAIAVSECRKLGIPIVAVTDTNCDPDVIDFIIPGNDDAIRAIKLFVGHVSEACREGEAMRKDSPADMETAMTAPAMEELAPTAVAEEEAADFEEEK